Genomic DNA from Streptomyces sp. PCS3-D2:
GACGGCTCGATCGGCTTCGACTTCGCCGCCGGCGACCTGTGGATGTTCGCCGCGGCCCTCTCCTTCGCCACCTACAGCGCACTGCTCAGGCGCAAGCCCGCCGAACTCGGCGGACTGGCCTTCCTGCTCACCACCTTCGTCCTCGGCGCGCTGATGCTGGCCCCGGCCTACGCCGCCTCCCTGCACGCCCAGGGCGGCTTCGAGACGACGCCGGGCACCGTCGGACCGCTGCTGTACGTCGGGGTGTTCTCCTCGGCCGTCGCCTTCTTCGCCTGGAACAAGGCGGTATCGGTCATCGGGCCGGCCCGCGCGGGAGTCGTCTACTACCTCCAGCCGGTCTGCGTGGCGGGGCTCGGGCTCCTGCTGCTGGGCGAACCGACCGGACCGGAGCAGCTGGCCTGCATGGCGCTGATCCTCGGCGGGGTCGGGCTGGGAAGTGCCCGGCGGTAGGTTCGGCCTTATGACCGAGTGGGACATCAAGAAGCTGCGGATCCTGCGGACCCTCGCCGAACGGGGGACCGTGACCGCGACGGCCGAGGCCCTGCACATGACGCCCTCGGCCGTTTCGCAGCAGCTGACGAACCTCGCCCGGCAGCTGGGAGTCGCCCTGCTGGAGGCACAGGGCCGCCGGGTCCGCCTCACCGACGCCGCCCAGCTCGTGCTGCGGCACGCGGAGGCGGTGTTCGCGCAGCTGGAGCGGGCCGACGCGGAACTGGCCGGCTACCTCGCCGGGGACGCCGGCGAGGTACGGGTCGGCGCGTTCTCCACCGCCGTGCCCGCGCTGGTGGTCCCGGCGGTGGCGGAGCTGCGCAGGGCGCACCCGGGGGTGGAGGTCAGGGTGCGGGAGACCGAGGCCGCGGAGTCCTACGAGCTGCTGTCCGCCGGGGGCGTGGACCTCGCGCTGTCGCTGGCCGCCCACGCACCGACGGCGCGGGACCGGAGGTTCACCCGGGTCACGCTGATGGAGGACCCGCTGGACGTGGCGCTCCCGCCGGGGCACCCGCTGCGGGACGCGGGAGACCTGCGCCTGGCCGACCTGTCCGGGGACCCGTGGATCTACGGGGGCAGCGGACCGTGGTCGGAGATCGCCCGGGGCGCGTGCGAGGCGGCGGGCTTCGTCCCCGAACAGGCCCACTCCGCGTCGGGCTGGACGGCCATCCTGGCCATGGTCGAGGCGGGGATGGGCGTGGCCCTGGTCCCGCGGATGGTGTCGAGCCGGGCCTCGGGGGTGGCGGTGCGGGTACTGGCGCGGGACCGGCCGACGCGGCACGTCATCGCAGCCGTCCGCCGCGGCGCCGAGTCCGCCCCCGCGGTCGCCCACGTCCTCGCCGCCCTGCGAGCCGTCGCCGCGGCACGCTGACCGCTGCGCGGAGCCCCGCCCGGGCCCGGGGCCCGGTGCCTCCCGCGGGAGGCACCGCCCCGCGGGAGGCACCGCTCCCGCGGGGCGGGCAGAGCCCGGGAGCCCTCAGACCCGAGCGGCGGCGGAGTCGGAGGCCTGGGCCTTCAGCGCACGTTCGACGCCCGACCGGGACTCCGACACCAGACGCCGCAGCGCGGCGCTCGGGCCGGCCGAGGCCAGCCAGGCGTCCGTCGCGTCCAGGGTCTCCTGCGAGACCTGGAGCGCCGGGTACAGGCCCACCGCGATCTGCTGGGCGATCTCGTGGCTGCGGGTCTCCCAGACCTCCTTGACCACCGCGAAGAACTTCGCGGTGTACGGGGCCAGCAGCTCGCGCTGGTCGGACTGGACGAAGCCGCCGATCACGGCCTCCTGCACCGCGTTCGGCAGGTCGCCGGACTCCACCACCGAGGCCCACGCCGCGGCCTTCGCCGCCGCCGTCGGGCGAGCCGCCCGCGCGGTCGCCGCGTGCCGCTCGCCGGCCGCCGTCGCGTCCCGCTCCAGCTCCGCCGCGATCTGCGGCTCGTCCGCGACGCCCGTCGCGGCGAGCCGCTCCAGGAACGCCCACCGCAGCTCGGTGTCGACGGCCAGGCCCTCGACCTCGGCCGAGCCGTCCAGCAGCGCCGACAGGTACGCCAGCTGCTCCTCGGTGCGGGCCGATGCCGCGAACGCCCGCGCCCATGCCAGCTGGTGGTCACCGGCCGGCTCCGCCGCACGCAGGTGCTCCAGGGTGGCCTCGGTCCAGGCCGCCAGCCCCTCCTCGCGCCACGCCGGGTCCGCGTACAGGTCGATGGCCAACTTCACCTGGCGGTGCAGGGACTGCACGACGCCGATGTCGGACTCCTTGCCGATGCCCGAGAGCACCAGCGCGAGGTAGTCGCGGGTGGCGAGTTCCCCGTCACGCGTCATGTCCCAGGCCGACGCCCAGCACAGGGCACGCGGCAGGGACTCCGCGAAGTCGCCGATGTGGGCGGTGACCGCGGCGAGGGAGGCCTCGTCCAGACGGACCTTCGCGTACGACAGGTCGTCGTCGTTCAGCAGGAACACCGCCGGACGGGCACGTCCCACCAGCTCCGGCACCGTGGTCAGCGCGCCGTCGATGTCCAGCTCGATGCGGTCGGTGCGCACCAGCGCGCCGTCCTGGAGCTCGTACAGGCCCACCGCGATGCGGTGCGGGCGCAGCGTGGACTCGCCCTGGGCGCCGGCGGGCAGAGCGGGCGCCTCCTGGCGGATGCCGAAGGCGGTGATCACGCCGTTCGCGTCGGTGGTGACCTCCGGGCGCAGGACGTTGATGCCGGCCGTCTCCAGCCATGCCTTCGACCAGGCCGCCAGGTCGCGGCCCGAGGTCTCCTCCAGCGCGCCCAGCAGGTCCGACAGGCGGGTGTTGCCGAAGGCGTGCGCCTTGAAGTAGGCCTGCACCCCCTTGAAGAAGGCGTCCATGCCGACGTAGGCGACGAGCTGCTTGAGCACCGAGGCGCCCTTGGCGTACGTGATGCCGTCGAAGTTGACCATGACGTCGTCGAGGTCGCGGATGTCCGCCATGATCGGGTGCGTGGACGGCAGCTGGTCCTGCCGGTACGCCCACGTCTTCATGGAGTTGGCGAAGGTGGTCCACGCGTGCGGCCACTTCGAGCCCTCCGCGTACGCCTGGCACGCGATCGAGGTGTAGGTGGCGAACGACTCGTTCAACCACAGGTCGTTCCACCACTCCATGGTGACGAGGTCGCCGAACCACATGTGGGCGAGCTCGTGGAGGATGGTCTCGGCGCGCACCTCGTACGCCGCGTCCGTCACCTTCGAGCGGAAGACGTACTGGTCGCGGATGGTGACCGCGCCCGCGTTCTCCATCGCGCCCGCGTTGAACTCCGGCACGAAGAGCTGGTCGTACTTGGCGAAGGGGTAGTCGTAGGCGAACTTCTCCTGGAACCAGTCGAAGCCCTGCCGGGTCACGTCGAAGATCGCTTCTGCGTCGAGGAACTCGGCGAGCGAGGGGCGGCAGTAGATGCCGAGCGGTACGGACTGGCCGTCCCTGCCCTCGTACGAGCTGTGCACCGAGTGGTACGGGCCGACGATCAGCGCCGTGATGTACGAGGAGATGCGCGGGGTCGGCTCGAAACGCCAGACGGTGTCCTTGACGTCCGCCTGCGCCGCGCCCTCGGGAACGACCCGGGGGGAGTTCGAGACGACCGTCCAGCCCTCGGGGGCCGTCACGGTGAACTGGAACGTGGCCTTCAGGTCGGGCTGCTCGAAGCTGGCGAAGACCCGCCGGGCGTCCGGCACCTCGAACTGGGTGTACAGGTAGGCCTGCTGGTCGACCGGGTCGACGAAGCGGTGGAGGCCTTCACCGGTGTTCGTGTACGCGCAGTCCGCGACGACCCGCAGCTCGTTGGCCCCGGCAGCGAGGTGCGCCAGGGCGATCCGGGAGTCGCGGAAGACGGCGGCGACGTCCAGCGCCTTGCCGTTGAGGACGACCTCGTGCACCGCGGGGGCGACCAGGTCGATGAAGGTCTCCGCCCCGGCCTCGGCCGACTGGAAGCGCACGGTGGTCACGGACGGGTAGGTGCCGCCCTCCTGCGCACCGCTGAGATCGAGTTCGATCTCGTACGAGTCGACGGTGAGCAGCTTCGCACGCTGCTGAGCCTCTTCACGGGTGAGGTTCGTGCCTGGCACGCGGTCATCTCCTTCGATGGTGACGTTGCCCCGCCATCCTTCCATGGGGGCAGGGTCACCGCCCCGGAGTAATCCACGGGCGAACGCGAGGTCGGAAACCCGCCGGACGGACGAGCCCGTTCCCGGCAGGCTGCTGGGCATGACCATCAGACACCGGGCCAGGCCCATCGAGGAGGCGGCGCTCCAGGAGCTCCGCGCGCACGACGATGCGGGACGGCCACTCGTCCCGTACCCCGACGAGAAGGGCGGTGAGCCGCTGCGGTGCTGCCTGCGCCCCAGTGAGGTGGGGGAGCGGATCGCCCTCGTCTCGTACGCGCCGCTGCGCCGCTGGGCGGCCCGTACCGGCGCCGATCCCGGCGCCTACGACGAACAGGGGCCCGTCTTCGTCCACGCCGAGGCGTGCGGGGGCCCCGCCGGCGGCGACGCACACCCCTTCGTCCGGTCCGGGGCGCGGCGCACCGTCCGGCGGTACGACGCCCGCGGGCACATCCTCGGCGGGCGGCTCCTGGACCTCGGAGAAGATCCCGACGGGATGATCGAGCAGGCTCTCGGCGACGCCTTCGCCGACCCCGCGGTGGCCCTCGTGCACGTCCGCGCCGCCGAGTACGGCTGCTTCCTGTTCGAGGTGCGCCGGCCCTGACGTGCCCGGAGGGCGGGCGCCGTGCGGCGCCCGCCCTCCGGGCGGTGCGGTTCCGGGTGCGGGGTCAGCCGCGCAGCTCCTCGGCCACGAGCTCCGCGATCTGGACCGCGTTCAGCGCGGCGCCCTTGCGGAGGTTGTCGTTCGACACGAACAGCGCGAGGCCGTTGTCCACCGTCTCGTCGACGCGGATGCGGCCCACGTACGAGGCGTCCTGGCCTGCGGCCTGGAGGGGGGTCGGGATCTCGGAGAGCTCCACGCCCGCGGCGTCCTTCAGCAGCTCGTAGGCGCGCTCGACGCTGATCGGCCGGTCGAAGCGGGCGTTGATCTGGAGGGAGTGCCCGGAGAAGACCGGTACGCGCACGCAGGTGCCCGAGACCTTGAGCTCCGGGATCTCCAGAATCTTGCGGGACTCGTTGCGCAGCTTCTGCTCCTCGTCGGTTTCGAAGGAGCCGTCGTCGACGATCGAACCGGCGAGCGGGAGCACGTTGAAGGCGATCGGACGCTTGTAGACGCCCGGCTCGGGGAAGTCCACGGCACCGCCGTCGTGGACCAGCCCGGTCGCGCCCTCGGCAACGGCCTTGACCTGGCCGTCGAGCTCGGCCACACCGGCCAGGCCGGAGCCGGAGACCGCCTGGTAGGTGGTGGCGACCAGCGAGGTCAGGCCGGCCTCGTCGTGGAGCGGGCGCAGCACCGGCATGGCCGCCATGGTGGTGCAGTTCGGGTTCGCGATGATGCCCTTGGGGCGGTTCCGGATCGCGTGCGGGTTGACTTCGGAGACCACGAGGGGGACCTCGGGGTCCTTGCGCCAGGCGGAGGAGTTGTCGATGACCACGGCGCCCTGCGAGGCGACCTTCTCGGCCAGGGCCTTCGAGGTGGCGCCGCCCGCGGAGAAGAGCACGATGTCCAGGCCGGAGTAGTCGGCCGCGGAGGCGTCCTCGATGGTGATCTCGCGGCCCTCCCACTCGATCGTCGAGCCGGCGGACCGGGCCGAGGCGAACAGGCGCAGCTCGTCCACCGGGAACTTGCGCTCGGCGAGGATGCTGCGCATGACTGCGCCGACCTGACCGGTGGCTCCGACGATTCCGACCCTCACGGTGACTCCTTCTGCTCCGTACGACGCGGGCGCGCGTGGAGCCATCATGCGTTCGACCCCACGCGCCTTGTCCAATTCATTGTCCGAGGAACGGACGGTTTTCTGGATGCGCACCCCCGTGACGCCTGCGTGACGGGGGTGCCCCGCCGGCTCCGGAACAGCCGTTTTGCCTGGTCGGAGCCGGAGCCGGAGCCGGAGGGGAAACGGCCCGAGGGGGCGGTGCTCGTCAGAGCGCCGCCCCCTCGGGTTCCCCGCGGAAGGTGCTAGGGGAGGACCTTCTCGATCTGCACGCTGCCGGTGCCCGCGGCGGTGCCGCGGGCGTTGAGCAGCTCGACCTGGCCGAAGAACTGACGGCCCTCCGGGGCCGCGCCGGTGACCAGGACGTTCGCCGAGACCTGCGCGGTGGCGCCGGTGGCGAGGTTCACCGCGGCGGCCTCGTCGACCTGGACGGAGCCCAGGGCGGCCGAGAAGAACACGTCGCGGTAGTCGTAGGTGGTGGAGCCGGCCGGGACCGCGTAGCCGATCACCTTGACCGTGTAGGTGCCCGCGGCCGGGTTCACCAGGCTCACGGCCTCCTCGGAGTCGCCGTCGGCGGAGGAGCCCACCTTGACGCCGTCCTTGTAGACCTCAAGGTCGAGGTCGGCGGCGGTGTCGGACACCTTGCCGATCGCGACGTCGAGGCGGGAGGTGCCCGCGGGCACCGCGATCTCGGTGGTCTGGGTCTCACCGTCCGCGATGGTCGGCTTGGCGACCTTCGCGGAACCGAGCGGGCCGCCCTTGAGCTTGCCGCCGGAGATGGCCGCGCCGGAGTTCTTGACGCTCCACTGGACCGGGGCCGGGGTGCCCTGCTTCACCTCGGGCAGGACCTTGACCGCGGGGTCGAAGGCAGCGCCGAGCACGGAGACGTCCAGCGTGAACGGGTTGTCCAGGACCGGCGACGTACGACGGGCCTCGACCTCGATCTCCCAGACGCCCGGCGCCGGCTCGGGGTACGAGCGCACGTCGGGACGGCAGGTGTTGGCCGGGTTGTCGTAGTTCGGGTAGCAGTTGATGGTGGACGTGGGGTCCACCGGCACGCCGTACGGGTGGATCGCGATGAAGCGCGTCTGGGCGCCGGCCGCGAGACCGCTGAGCGCGACCTCCAGGCTCTTGGCACCCGGCGGCACCGTCACGAAGTACGACTTGTGCGAGTTGCGCTCCACGGTGGAGGACTGCGACAGGGAGAACGCCGGCGCGGCCAGGGGGGCGGAAGCCACGACGGTCGTCAGGATCTGCTTGTCGATGCCCTCGGTGGTCTCGTCGTCCAGCTGCAGGATGCCGCTGTGGACGCCGGCCGTCTTGGGCTTGGCCTCGACCTTGATGGTGACGGGCTTGTTCAGCGGCAGGGTGACGTAGTCGTAGCCGCCGATGACCTTGAAGGTGCCGTCGTTGTTGCGCCAG
This window encodes:
- a CDS encoding aspartate-semialdehyde dehydrogenase; translated protein: MRVGIVGATGQVGAVMRSILAERKFPVDELRLFASARSAGSTIEWEGREITIEDASAADYSGLDIVLFSAGGATSKALAEKVASQGAVVIDNSSAWRKDPEVPLVVSEVNPHAIRNRPKGIIANPNCTTMAAMPVLRPLHDEAGLTSLVATTYQAVSGSGLAGVAELDGQVKAVAEGATGLVHDGGAVDFPEPGVYKRPIAFNVLPLAGSIVDDGSFETDEEQKLRNESRKILEIPELKVSGTCVRVPVFSGHSLQINARFDRPISVERAYELLKDAAGVELSEIPTPLQAAGQDASYVGRIRVDETVDNGLALFVSNDNLRKGAALNAVQIAELVAEELRG
- a CDS encoding LysR family transcriptional regulator, coding for MTEWDIKKLRILRTLAERGTVTATAEALHMTPSAVSQQLTNLARQLGVALLEAQGRRVRLTDAAQLVLRHAEAVFAQLERADAELAGYLAGDAGEVRVGAFSTAVPALVVPAVAELRRAHPGVEVRVRETEAAESYELLSAGGVDLALSLAAHAPTARDRRFTRVTLMEDPLDVALPPGHPLRDAGDLRLADLSGDPWIYGGSGPWSEIARGACEAAGFVPEQAHSASGWTAILAMVEAGMGVALVPRMVSSRASGVAVRVLARDRPTRHVIAAVRRGAESAPAVAHVLAALRAVAAAR
- a CDS encoding DUF1203 domain-containing protein, with the protein product MTIRHRARPIEEAALQELRAHDDAGRPLVPYPDEKGGEPLRCCLRPSEVGERIALVSYAPLRRWAARTGADPGAYDEQGPVFVHAEACGGPAGGDAHPFVRSGARRTVRRYDARGHILGGRLLDLGEDPDGMIEQALGDAFADPAVALVHVRAAEYGCFLFEVRRP
- the pepN gene encoding aminopeptidase N — translated: MPGTNLTREEAQQRAKLLTVDSYEIELDLSGAQEGGTYPSVTTVRFQSAEAGAETFIDLVAPAVHEVVLNGKALDVAAVFRDSRIALAHLAAGANELRVVADCAYTNTGEGLHRFVDPVDQQAYLYTQFEVPDARRVFASFEQPDLKATFQFTVTAPEGWTVVSNSPRVVPEGAAQADVKDTVWRFEPTPRISSYITALIVGPYHSVHSSYEGRDGQSVPLGIYCRPSLAEFLDAEAIFDVTRQGFDWFQEKFAYDYPFAKYDQLFVPEFNAGAMENAGAVTIRDQYVFRSKVTDAAYEVRAETILHELAHMWFGDLVTMEWWNDLWLNESFATYTSIACQAYAEGSKWPHAWTTFANSMKTWAYRQDQLPSTHPIMADIRDLDDVMVNFDGITYAKGASVLKQLVAYVGMDAFFKGVQAYFKAHAFGNTRLSDLLGALEETSGRDLAAWSKAWLETAGINVLRPEVTTDANGVITAFGIRQEAPALPAGAQGESTLRPHRIAVGLYELQDGALVRTDRIELDIDGALTTVPELVGRARPAVFLLNDDDLSYAKVRLDEASLAAVTAHIGDFAESLPRALCWASAWDMTRDGELATRDYLALVLSGIGKESDIGVVQSLHRQVKLAIDLYADPAWREEGLAAWTEATLEHLRAAEPAGDHQLAWARAFAASARTEEQLAYLSALLDGSAEVEGLAVDTELRWAFLERLAATGVADEPQIAAELERDATAAGERHAATARAARPTAAAKAAAWASVVESGDLPNAVQEAVIGGFVQSDQRELLAPYTAKFFAVVKEVWETRSHEIAQQIAVGLYPALQVSQETLDATDAWLASAGPSAALRRLVSESRSGVERALKAQASDSAAARV